Proteins encoded within one genomic window of Halodesulfurarchaeum formicicum:
- a CDS encoding class I SAM-dependent methyltransferase → MSNLAAVVAKPDVEVAIASLQEEGIHDESRRLVEQDEETVAIPVTEPPAATRVRDVIEQVDPEPRASDLPTLLEARGFSPAEIEAAPSSWAVIGDVILVQFGECGRREAVAEALLELHRGADTVLHRAGIAGEKREPTVEVVAGSGDTETVHTEHGTKYALDLARVMFAPGNKTERARMGEVVEAGERVLDMFAGIGYFSLPMARAGAQVTAVEKNPTAFQYLSENARLNDVTDRLELMLGDCRDVVSVRAEAGEQYDRIVMGYYDAFEYLDPAMAVLAPGGTLHMHEATPDALLWDRPVERLETAAEAANRTVLEIDRRRVKTHSEGVTHIVLDATIE, encoded by the coding sequence ATGAGTAATCTCGCCGCAGTCGTCGCAAAACCGGACGTCGAGGTCGCCATCGCCTCGCTGCAGGAGGAAGGCATCCACGACGAGAGCCGTCGCCTGGTGGAACAGGACGAGGAGACGGTCGCGATCCCGGTCACCGAACCCCCGGCTGCCACCCGGGTCCGGGACGTGATCGAACAGGTCGATCCGGAACCCCGAGCGTCGGATCTCCCGACGCTGCTCGAAGCGCGTGGGTTCTCGCCCGCGGAGATCGAGGCCGCCCCGAGTTCCTGGGCGGTTATCGGCGACGTGATCCTCGTCCAGTTCGGGGAGTGCGGGCGTCGCGAGGCCGTGGCCGAGGCGCTTCTGGAGCTTCATCGCGGCGCGGACACCGTCCTCCACCGGGCGGGGATCGCGGGCGAGAAACGCGAGCCCACAGTGGAAGTCGTGGCCGGGTCGGGCGACACCGAGACTGTCCACACAGAACACGGGACGAAGTACGCTCTGGATCTCGCCCGGGTGATGTTTGCACCCGGAAACAAGACCGAACGGGCTCGTATGGGCGAGGTCGTCGAAGCGGGCGAACGCGTCCTGGACATGTTTGCGGGCATCGGCTACTTCTCGCTCCCGATGGCCCGGGCTGGCGCGCAGGTCACGGCCGTCGAGAAGAACCCCACGGCCTTCCAGTACCTCTCGGAGAACGCCCGGCTCAACGATGTGACAGACCGCCTGGAACTCATGCTGGGAGATTGTCGCGATGTCGTGTCCGTTCGCGCCGAGGCGGGCGAGCAGTACGACCGAATCGTGATGGGCTACTACGACGCCTTCGAGTACCTCGACCCGGCCATGGCGGTTCTGGCACCCGGCGGCACACTTCACATGCACGAAGCCACTCCCGACGCCCTGCTCTGGGACCGGCCGGTCGAGCGCCTCGAAACGGCGGCCGAAGCGGCCAACCGGACCGTGCTCGAAATCGACCGCAGGCGGGTGAAGACCCATAGCGAGGGCGTCACCCACATCGTGCTCGACGCCACGATCGAATGA
- a CDS encoding DsrE family protein, giving the protein MTGYAIVLASEEFERVQAVSMIGSVAASSDVPVEVFVTMNGLNAFEKDTVENLDFEGGRVAEAMLAAEDQQSPLFTEQLEKAKAIGPLSVYACEMAMDVLGNDLDDYVDVFDDTLGVSGFLNRAQDKQIIFV; this is encoded by the coding sequence ATGACCGGCTATGCAATCGTCCTCGCCTCCGAGGAGTTCGAGCGGGTACAGGCAGTGAGTATGATCGGAAGCGTCGCTGCCTCCTCGGACGTCCCCGTCGAGGTGTTCGTGACGATGAACGGACTCAACGCCTTCGAGAAGGACACGGTCGAGAACCTGGACTTCGAAGGCGGTCGGGTCGCCGAAGCGATGCTGGCGGCCGAGGACCAGCAGAGCCCACTTTTCACCGAGCAGCTGGAGAAGGCAAAAGCCATCGGCCCGCTCTCGGTGTACGCCTGTGAGATGGCCATGGACGTGCTCGGCAACGACCTCGACGATTACGTCGACGTCTTTGACGACACGCTTGGCGTCTCCGGGTTCCTGAATCGCGCACAAGACAAACAGATCATCTTCGTCTAA
- a CDS encoding 60S ribosomal export protein NMD3 encodes MTTESGVFCPRCGSPVDPEQAAASERGLCTDCYLEDFELVDAPDTVEVTVCARCGAVKRGEKWVDVGARDLTDVAIEEATAAVSVHREAEDVSWTVEPEQIDRNTIVLHATFTGVVRGRELTVERPIRVAIGRGTCRRCGRIAGNSYASIVQVRASGRRPREAEADRAVELAHEITTEMAEGGDREAFVTEVNDSGHGPNIKLSTTKLGRRVATKLREEFGGSISDSETLVTEDGDGNEVYRVTYAVRLPAFRPGDVITVPEATGPVLVQGVRGNLKGVELGSGEPFETAFDDGRVPDAQLVGNREDAAETTVVSVLDEHAVQVLDPETAETRTVPRPSYFDADATTVSVIRIDGDLYVLPDNE; translated from the coding sequence ATGACGACCGAGTCCGGGGTCTTCTGTCCCCGCTGTGGTTCGCCCGTCGACCCCGAGCAGGCCGCGGCCTCGGAGCGCGGGCTCTGTACGGACTGCTATCTCGAAGATTTCGAACTGGTCGATGCCCCCGACACCGTCGAGGTAACCGTCTGTGCCCGGTGTGGGGCGGTCAAGCGGGGCGAGAAGTGGGTCGACGTGGGCGCACGTGACCTCACAGACGTGGCGATCGAGGAGGCCACCGCAGCCGTTTCGGTCCACCGCGAGGCCGAGGACGTTTCCTGGACGGTCGAACCCGAACAGATCGACCGCAACACAATCGTGTTGCACGCGACGTTCACGGGCGTGGTGCGTGGCCGCGAACTCACCGTCGAGCGACCGATCCGGGTCGCGATCGGCCGGGGCACCTGTCGCCGGTGTGGGCGCATCGCGGGCAACTCCTATGCGAGCATCGTCCAGGTCCGGGCGAGCGGCCGCAGGCCACGCGAGGCGGAAGCCGACCGGGCCGTGGAACTGGCCCACGAGATCACGACCGAGATGGCCGAGGGGGGCGACCGCGAGGCCTTCGTCACGGAGGTCAACGACTCGGGACACGGTCCGAACATCAAACTTTCGACCACCAAACTCGGACGCCGGGTGGCCACGAAACTCCGCGAGGAGTTCGGTGGCTCGATCTCGGACTCCGAGACCCTGGTGACCGAGGACGGCGACGGCAACGAGGTCTACCGCGTCACCTACGCCGTGCGACTGCCGGCCTTCCGGCCGGGCGATGTCATCACGGTGCCTGAAGCTACTGGCCCGGTGCTGGTCCAGGGCGTGCGGGGCAACCTCAAGGGGGTGGAACTGGGGAGTGGGGAGCCATTCGAAACTGCCTTCGACGACGGTCGAGTGCCCGATGCCCAACTGGTGGGCAACCGCGAGGACGCCGCCGAGACGACGGTCGTGTCGGTGCTCGACGAACATGCAGTTCAGGTGCTCGATCCCGAGACCGCCGAGACCCGAACTGTTCCCCGGCCGTCGTACTTCGACGCCGACGCCACAACCGTCTCCGTGATTCGCATCGACGGCGACCTCTATGTCCTCCCCGACAATGAGTAA
- the sufU gene encoding Fe-S cluster assembly sulfur transfer protein SufU: protein MSMGSDMYRQQILDHYKNPRNYGELDSPTFSHRGYNPSCGDEIEFDIELADDGETIEAATFHGEGCAISQAAASMLGERLPGMTLAEVEAMDREDMTEMLGGDISPMRIKCAVLAEKVVQDGIEIYRGERDPETTEISE, encoded by the coding sequence ATGAGTATGGGATCGGACATGTACCGCCAGCAGATCCTGGATCACTACAAGAACCCCCGCAACTACGGCGAACTCGACTCCCCGACCTTCAGCCACCGGGGGTACAACCCCTCCTGTGGGGACGAGATCGAGTTCGACATCGAACTCGCTGATGACGGGGAGACCATCGAGGCCGCGACCTTCCACGGCGAGGGCTGTGCCATCAGCCAGGCCGCGGCGAGCATGCTCGGGGAGCGACTGCCGGGGATGACACTTGCTGAAGTCGAGGCGATGGATCGAGAGGACATGACCGAGATGCTCGGCGGGGACATCAGCCCCATGCGGATCAAGTGTGCAGTGCTCGCGGAGAAAGTCGTCCAGGACGGTATCGAGATCTATCGCGGCGAGCGCGACCCGGAAACGACCGAAATCTCGGAGTAA
- a CDS encoding alkaline phosphatase family protein, with protein sequence MSELDTLPEQDVVGTDWDYLIVLDAARYDTFERIYEEYLDGELTKVRSPGSATPEWATKTFTGDHELTYLSANPFINSLGIPLNELKWGASSGYEWTATEHIDTIVDLWQEEWDEDIGAVTPGAVTESARRHLNEGYDGRLVVHYLQPHAPFIQEGTGRKMKRIKAGFDDVPESGNASETDPETLLGRFRRWIEPKLGDSELAQRLGMLVELDAASATDLVSGGIEDTLREYYEGNLRLALAEVEKLVAELDGEVVVTADHGEAFGEQGVWEHHIETYIPPLVEVPWLRVE encoded by the coding sequence ATGAGCGAACTCGACACACTCCCGGAGCAGGACGTCGTGGGAACGGACTGGGACTACCTCATCGTGCTGGACGCGGCCCGCTATGACACCTTCGAGCGGATCTACGAGGAATACCTGGACGGCGAACTGACGAAAGTCCGCAGTCCGGGCTCTGCAACGCCCGAATGGGCGACCAAGACGTTCACCGGCGACCACGAGTTGACCTACCTCTCGGCGAACCCCTTCATCAACAGCCTGGGCATCCCGCTCAACGAACTCAAGTGGGGAGCCTCCTCGGGCTACGAGTGGACCGCCACCGAGCACATCGACACCATCGTCGACCTCTGGCAGGAGGAGTGGGACGAGGACATCGGTGCGGTCACGCCGGGCGCGGTGACCGAGTCGGCTCGCAGACACCTGAACGAGGGCTATGACGGGCGCCTGGTCGTCCACTACCTCCAGCCCCATGCCCCGTTCATCCAGGAGGGAACCGGCCGGAAGATGAAGCGGATCAAGGCCGGCTTCGACGACGTGCCCGAGAGCGGCAATGCAAGCGAGACCGACCCGGAGACCCTGCTGGGACGGTTCCGGCGCTGGATCGAGCCGAAACTCGGCGACAGCGAACTGGCCCAGCGACTCGGGATGCTCGTCGAACTCGACGCCGCGAGCGCCACCGACCTCGTGAGCGGCGGCATCGAGGACACCCTCCGGGAGTACTACGAGGGGAACCTCCGACTCGCCCTGGCGGAGGTCGAGAAGCTCGTCGCGGAACTCGACGGCGAGGTCGTGGTCACCGCCGACCACGGGGAGGCCTTCGGCGAGCAGGGGGTCTGGGAGCATCACATCGAGACGTACATCCCGCCGCTGGTCGAGGTCCCCTGGCTTCGCGTGGAGTGA
- the htpX gene encoding zinc metalloprotease HtpX yields MEWKSDWGLRLRMGVTMFLLFALYIVFAGVITAYLGGGATMMLLFFGGFSLVQWFFSDKLTLWSMGATEVTQEEYPQLHATISRLSQQADLPKPKVAVVDSQVPNAFATGRSKNHAAVAVTTGIMQTLDEEELEGVLAHELSHIKNRDMAVMTIASFLSTMAFIVVRWGWLFAGGRNRQGGGAPVFVAIAVSIVVWIISFLLIRALSRYREYAADRGAAMISGKPSKLASALLKIDTRIDRVPKEDLRDEAEMNAFFIIPIKAGIVGKLFSTHPSTENRVERLRELERELETA; encoded by the coding sequence ATGGAGTGGAAATCGGACTGGGGACTGCGATTGCGGATGGGAGTGACGATGTTCCTCCTGTTTGCCCTCTACATCGTCTTCGCCGGCGTGATCACCGCCTATCTGGGTGGCGGCGCGACCATGATGTTGCTCTTCTTCGGTGGGTTCTCGCTGGTCCAGTGGTTCTTCAGCGACAAACTCACCCTCTGGAGCATGGGCGCAACAGAGGTCACCCAGGAGGAGTACCCACAGCTACACGCCACGATCTCGCGACTCTCACAGCAGGCAGACCTGCCAAAGCCCAAAGTGGCCGTCGTCGACTCCCAGGTGCCAAACGCCTTCGCGACCGGACGCTCGAAGAACCACGCCGCCGTCGCGGTGACGACGGGGATCATGCAGACCCTCGACGAGGAGGAGCTAGAGGGGGTCCTCGCTCACGAACTCTCCCACATCAAGAACCGCGATATGGCCGTGATGACGATCGCCTCGTTCCTCTCGACGATGGCCTTTATCGTCGTTCGCTGGGGCTGGCTGTTCGCCGGCGGCCGGAACCGCCAGGGCGGGGGGGCCCCGGTCTTCGTGGCGATCGCCGTGTCCATCGTGGTCTGGATCATCTCCTTCCTCCTGATCCGGGCCCTCTCGCGATATCGCGAGTACGCGGCGGATCGCGGGGCCGCGATGATCAGCGGGAAGCCCTCGAAACTCGCCTCGGCGTTGCTGAAAATCGACACCCGGATCGATCGGGTTCCCAAGGAGGATCTCCGGGACGAGGCCGAGATGAACGCCTTCTTCATCATCCCGATCAAGGCCGGGATCGTCGGCAAACTCTTCAGCACCCACCCCAGCACCGAGAACCGGGTCGAACGGCTCCGCGAACTCGAACGGGAACTGGAGACGGCCTGA
- the pspAB gene encoding PspA-associated protein PspAB → MGLFDRFRRLFGSQAEADATRDADPDDLFQLTAASVTMTVDLDYEPGDTAGLVFSAMDSTDFQGALRDVEAVLEGSGWSSVHEDDHGYTWAVATRDGFEELVADIYVAADTLADRGYGDRLLAAVFHFEPQSSGQDVYWIYSFRRGSFYPFAPSGPSARDDAREVKLQSVMDEELDVEEDTQYWYPLWPDRRGSHPWE, encoded by the coding sequence ATGGGGCTGTTCGACAGATTTCGGCGGCTTTTCGGGAGCCAGGCCGAGGCTGATGCCACCCGGGACGCCGACCCGGACGACCTCTTCCAGTTGACCGCCGCCTCGGTCACGATGACCGTCGACCTGGATTATGAGCCGGGAGACACCGCCGGCCTGGTCTTCTCGGCGATGGACTCGACGGACTTCCAGGGCGCGCTGCGGGACGTCGAAGCCGTCCTGGAGGGGTCGGGCTGGTCGAGCGTGCACGAGGACGACCACGGGTACACCTGGGCCGTGGCGACCCGCGACGGCTTCGAGGAACTCGTCGCCGACATCTACGTGGCTGCCGATACGCTCGCCGACCGGGGCTACGGCGACCGACTCCTCGCCGCCGTCTTTCACTTCGAGCCCCAATCGAGTGGCCAGGACGTCTACTGGATCTACTCCTTCCGCCGTGGTTCGTTTTACCCGTTCGCCCCAAGTGGCCCGTCCGCCCGGGACGACGCTCGCGAGGTCAAACTCCAGTCGGTGATGGACGAGGAACTCGACGTGGAGGAGGACACGCAGTACTGGTATCCCCTCTGGCCCGACCGACGCGGATCCCATCCCTGGGAGTGA
- a CDS encoding sulfurtransferase TusA family protein, whose translation MSESIEADETVDARGSACPGPLMDLIGKIKDVEEGTVVALLTGDEGSKNDVPEWVEEANHELLDIDDNGEYYTIYVKKT comes from the coding sequence ATGAGCGAATCCATCGAAGCTGACGAAACGGTAGACGCACGCGGCTCGGCCTGCCCGGGCCCCCTCATGGACCTGATCGGCAAGATCAAAGACGTCGAGGAAGGCACCGTCGTGGCCCTTCTGACCGGCGACGAGGGCTCGAAGAACGACGTTCCCGAATGGGTCGAAGAGGCGAACCACGAACTCCTCGACATCGACGATAACGGGGAGTACTACACGATCTACGTGAAAAAGACCTGA
- a CDS encoding DUF1641 domain-containing protein — protein MDELEAESEAIQEAADAMVELQQDGTLDDLTEAATAISLLADALDDEMVVEVAGLANDLGLVAGSASQTNTIRTLQAMMDAMDEADTFEDPEKVGMMGAVRKMRDEDVQRGLGFLMAFLGALGRQIDRRAEAYDQS, from the coding sequence ATGGACGAACTCGAAGCCGAGTCCGAAGCGATTCAGGAGGCGGCCGACGCGATGGTCGAACTCCAGCAGGACGGAACTCTCGATGACCTCACCGAGGCGGCCACGGCCATCTCGCTTCTGGCCGACGCCCTCGACGACGAGATGGTCGTCGAGGTCGCCGGGCTGGCGAACGACCTGGGCCTGGTTGCCGGAAGCGCGAGTCAGACGAACACGATTCGCACGCTCCAGGCCATGATGGACGCGATGGACGAGGCCGACACCTTCGAGGATCCCGAGAAGGTCGGCATGATGGGCGCAGTGCGGAAAATGCGTGACGAGGACGTCCAGCGCGGGCTGGGCTTCCTGATGGCTTTCCTGGGTGCGCTCGGTCGACAGATCGACCGTCGTGCCGAGGCCTACGACCAGTCCTAG
- a CDS encoding aminotransferase class V-fold PLP-dependent enzyme, giving the protein MTATEHQGLDVEAVRADFPILSRTVGEDTPLVYLDNAATTQSPTSVIEAMNEYYRTYNANVHRGIHQLSMEASIEYEEAHDRIARFIGAAGREEIVFTKNTTESMNLVAQAWGREHLEPGTAVVLTEMDHHASLVPWTQMAERTGAEVRHIPIDDHGRLDLERAAELIDDDVEMVSVPHVSNTLGTVNPLSTLADMAHEHDALILGDGAQAVPNRPVDVAALDVDFYAFSGHKMAGPTGIGVLYGRESLLESMVPFQFGGGMIERVTLDGATWAELPWKFEAGTPPIAEGVGLAEAADYLDHLGMDRVQAHEEQITQYAHERLAERDDVTVYGPPPGEDRGGLVSFTLDGVHPHDLSSILNEAGVAVRAGDHCTQPLHDCLGIPASARASFYVYNSTEEVDVLLEGLDTAREIFA; this is encoded by the coding sequence ATGACGGCCACGGAGCACCAGGGACTCGACGTCGAGGCCGTGCGCGCGGACTTCCCGATCCTCTCCCGGACGGTCGGCGAGGACACGCCACTGGTCTATCTGGACAACGCGGCGACGACCCAGTCCCCCACCTCGGTCATCGAGGCGATGAACGAGTACTACCGGACGTACAACGCGAACGTCCATCGGGGCATCCATCAACTCTCGATGGAGGCCTCGATCGAGTACGAGGAGGCCCACGACCGGATCGCCCGCTTCATCGGGGCCGCGGGCCGCGAGGAGATCGTCTTCACGAAGAACACGACGGAGTCGATGAACCTGGTCGCCCAGGCCTGGGGCCGGGAACACCTCGAACCCGGGACCGCCGTGGTCCTCACAGAGATGGATCATCACGCCTCGCTGGTCCCCTGGACACAGATGGCCGAGCGGACCGGCGCGGAAGTCAGGCACATTCCGATCGACGACCACGGGCGACTCGACCTGGAGCGGGCCGCCGAGTTGATCGACGACGACGTCGAGATGGTGAGTGTCCCCCACGTCTCGAACACGCTGGGCACGGTCAACCCGCTGTCCACGCTCGCGGATATGGCCCACGAGCACGACGCCCTGATCCTGGGCGATGGAGCCCAGGCCGTGCCGAACCGACCGGTGGACGTGGCCGCCCTCGACGTGGATTTCTATGCCTTCTCCGGCCACAAGATGGCCGGCCCGACGGGCATCGGCGTGCTCTACGGGCGGGAGTCCCTGCTGGAGTCGATGGTGCCCTTCCAGTTCGGCGGCGGCATGATCGAGCGGGTCACCCTGGACGGGGCGACCTGGGCCGAACTGCCCTGGAAGTTCGAGGCCGGGACGCCGCCCATCGCCGAGGGGGTCGGGCTGGCCGAAGCGGCCGATTATCTGGATCATCTCGGGATGGACCGCGTGCAGGCTCACGAGGAGCAGATCACCCAGTACGCCCACGAGCGTCTCGCGGAACGGGACGACGTGACGGTGTACGGGCCGCCACCGGGCGAGGACCGTGGCGGGCTGGTCTCGTTCACGCTCGATGGGGTCCACCCACACGACCTCTCCTCGATCCTGAACGAGGCCGGCGTGGCCGTCCGGGCCGGTGACCACTGTACGCAGCCGCTGCATGACTGTCTCGGCATTCCCGCCTCGGCCCGGGCGTCCTTTTATGTCTACAACTCCACCGAGGAGGTCGACGTGCTCCTTGAAGGCCTGGACACGGCCCGAGAAATTTTCGCGTAA
- a CDS encoding NAD(P)/FAD-dependent oxidoreductase, whose translation MTARIVIVGGGSGGTITANRLAEELEPQIEAGEVEITIVSDNPNHIYKPLYLYVPFGEATLEDASRPLVDLVDHRVNLVFEHVTDIDTDSKSIATAAGSELEYDYLVMATGAIPQPEETPGLGDDEPGHHFYGPEAAEDLRTALANFDEGHLVLSVIGTPHVCPAAPVEFPMIVDQWFRERGVREDIDITYTYPIQRLHGVRPTAEWMVPRFEERDIDSKTFFNVDSVEDGTIETLEGKELDFDLMVGVPEFTASSLVQDAGLGEEWMEVDRHTLESDHAEDVYGIGDVTNLPTSKAGSVAHYASGTLVSRIASEVRGQVPTATFDGKTICFIEAGTEEGTFIEFAYDREPVVRDENRFLHWSKLGYNEAYWLTARGVM comes from the coding sequence ATGACAGCGCGAATCGTCATCGTCGGGGGCGGGAGCGGTGGCACGATCACCGCGAACCGCCTGGCCGAGGAGCTCGAACCGCAGATCGAGGCCGGCGAGGTCGAGATCACGATCGTCAGTGACAACCCGAACCACATCTACAAGCCGCTGTATCTGTACGTGCCGTTCGGGGAGGCGACCCTCGAAGACGCCAGCCGACCGCTGGTCGACCTGGTCGACCACCGGGTGAACCTGGTCTTCGAGCACGTCACCGACATCGACACGGACAGCAAGTCCATCGCGACGGCCGCCGGGTCCGAACTCGAGTATGACTACCTCGTGATGGCGACCGGCGCGATCCCCCAGCCCGAGGAGACACCCGGACTCGGGGACGACGAGCCGGGCCATCACTTCTACGGCCCGGAGGCCGCCGAGGACCTCCGGACGGCCCTGGCGAACTTCGACGAGGGGCATCTCGTCCTCTCGGTCATCGGCACGCCACACGTCTGTCCGGCGGCGCCGGTGGAGTTCCCCATGATCGTCGACCAGTGGTTCCGGGAACGCGGCGTCCGCGAGGACATCGACATCACGTACACCTACCCCATCCAGCGCCTCCACGGGGTTCGCCCCACGGCGGAGTGGATGGTCCCGCGATTCGAGGAGCGTGACATCGACTCGAAGACGTTCTTCAACGTCGACAGCGTCGAGGACGGCACGATCGAGACCCTCGAGGGCAAGGAACTGGACTTCGACCTCATGGTCGGGGTCCCCGAGTTCACCGCGTCCTCGCTCGTGCAGGACGCCGGCCTCGGCGAGGAGTGGATGGAAGTCGACCGTCACACGCTCGAATCCGACCACGCCGAAGACGTCTATGGCATCGGCGACGTGACCAACCTCCCGACCAGCAAGGCCGGCAGCGTGGCCCACTACGCGTCCGGCACACTGGTTTCCCGGATCGCGAGTGAGGTCCGCGGACAGGTCCCAACCGCCACCTTCGACGGCAAGACGATCTGTTTCATCGAGGCCGGCACGGAGGAGGGCACCTTTATCGAGTTCGCGTACGACCGCGAACCCGTGGTGCGGGACGAGAACCGCTTCCTCCACTGGTCGAAACTGGGATACAACGAGGCCTACTGGCTCACCGCCAGAGGGGTGATGTAA
- the radA gene encoding DNA repair and recombination protein RadA — protein sequence MASDADLEELPGVGPATADKLKDAGFESYQGLAVASPGELSNTADVGESTAADIINAAREEADVGGFETGSDVLERREQIGKLSWMVDEVDELLGGGSETQSITEVYGEFGSGKSQITHQLSVNVQLPEEHGGLAGSAIFIDSEDTFRPERIDDMVRGLPDATLEATMEQREIEGGPDDEAAMEELVEDILDKIHVAKAFNSNHQILLAEKAKEVASEAEDSEWPVRLLNVDSLTAHFRAEYVGRGELADRQQKLNKHLHDLMRIGDLYNTAVLVTNQVQSNPDAFFGDPTKPIGGNILGHTSTFRIYLRKSKGDKRIVRLVDAPNLADGEAVMRVEDGGLKPE from the coding sequence ATGGCAAGTGACGCGGATCTCGAGGAGCTGCCAGGAGTCGGGCCGGCGACGGCTGACAAACTCAAGGACGCCGGGTTCGAGTCCTACCAGGGCCTCGCGGTCGCCTCCCCGGGCGAGCTCTCGAACACGGCCGACGTGGGCGAGTCGACGGCGGCGGACATCATCAACGCGGCCCGCGAGGAGGCCGACGTGGGTGGCTTCGAGACCGGGAGTGACGTTCTCGAACGCCGCGAGCAGATCGGGAAGCTCTCCTGGATGGTCGATGAAGTAGATGAGCTCCTGGGTGGGGGCAGCGAGACCCAGTCCATCACCGAGGTCTACGGCGAGTTCGGGTCCGGGAAGTCCCAGATCACCCACCAGCTCTCCGTGAACGTCCAGCTCCCCGAGGAACACGGCGGACTGGCTGGCAGCGCGATCTTTATCGACAGCGAGGACACCTTCCGCCCCGAGCGGATCGACGACATGGTCCGGGGGCTACCCGATGCCACCCTCGAAGCGACGATGGAACAGCGCGAGATCGAGGGCGGACCGGACGACGAGGCGGCGATGGAGGAACTGGTCGAGGACATCCTCGACAAGATCCACGTCGCGAAGGCCTTCAACTCCAACCACCAGATCCTGCTGGCCGAGAAGGCAAAGGAGGTCGCCTCGGAGGCCGAGGACAGCGAGTGGCCGGTTCGGCTGCTCAACGTGGATTCGCTCACCGCCCACTTCCGGGCCGAATACGTGGGTCGCGGCGAACTCGCGGACCGCCAGCAGAAGCTCAACAAACACCTGCATGACCTGATGCGGATCGGCGATCTCTACAATACTGCCGTCCTGGTGACCAACCAGGTTCAGTCAAACCCCGACGCCTTCTTCGGTGACCCGACCAAGCCAATCGGCGGTAACATCCTGGGACACACCTCCACGTTCCGAATCTACCTCCGGAAGTCCAAAGGGGACAAACGCATCGTCCGACTCGTCGACGCGCCGAACCTCGCCGACGGTGAGGCCGTGATGCGTGTAGAAGACGGGGGCCTCAAGCCCGAATAA